In Rhinolophus sinicus isolate RSC01 chromosome X, ASM3656204v1, whole genome shotgun sequence, a single genomic region encodes these proteins:
- the ZBED1 gene encoding E3 SUMO-protein ligase ZBED1, protein MEAKGLDGSPTDLKLVAHPRAKSKVWKYFGFDTNAEGCILQWKKIYCRICMAQIAYSGNTSNLSYHLEKNHPDEFCEFIKSNTEQMREAFASAFSKLKPEASQPAAQDPLAAKATHSHDSKRQQELTAAVLGLICDGLYPASIVDEPTFRVLLKTAEPRYELPSRKYLCTKAIPEKYGAVREAVLKELADAAWCGISTDLWRSENQNRTYVTLAAHFLGGGSPGSLTVTSRCLKTFEVPEENAAETITRVLYEAFIEWGVNAKVSGATTDCGRDIVKACSLLDISVHMPCLGHSFNAGIRQAFQLPKLGGLLARCRKLVDYFQQSAVAMYMLYEKQKQEHVGHCMLVSDRVSWWGSTLAMLQRLKEQQFVIAGVLVEDSNNHHLMLEAAEWATVEGLVELLQPFKQVADMLSASKHPTISMVKPLLHMLLNSTLNIKETDSKEISMAKEVIAKELAKTYQQAPEVDMFLNVATFLDPRYKRLPFLSAFERQQVENRVVQEAKGLLDKIKDGTYRPPDEKLYALPEEPPVKKLVVASTPPAPASVINEMLAEIFCPTGGVEDQEEWQAQVLEELSNFKSQKVLGLHEDPLKWWSDRLALFPVLPQLLRKYWCVAATRVCAERLFGSSANVVSAKRNRLAPAHVDEQVFLYENARGGAEAEPEDEDEGEWGLDHEQVFPLGDAVHAGLFGLRDGAFL, encoded by the coding sequence ATGGAGGCCAAAGGCCTGGACGGCTCCCCGACGGACCTCAAGCTGGTGGCCCACCCCCGTGCCAAGAGCAAAGTGTGGAAGTATTTTGGCTTTGACACCAACGCCGAGGGCTGTATCCTGCAGTGGAAGAAAATCTACTGCCGTATTTGCATGGCTCAGATCGCCTACTCCGGGAACACGTCCAACCTCTCCTACCACCTGGAGAAGAACCACCCCGACGAGTTCTGTGAGTTCATCAAAAGCAACACCGAGCAGATGCGGGAGGCCTTCGCCTCGGCCTTCTCCAAGCTGAAGCCTGAGGCCTCGCAGCCCGCTGCCCAGGACCCGCTGGCCGCCAAGGCCACCCACAGCCACGACAGTAAGAGGCAGCAGGAGCTGACGGCCGCTGTACTCGGCCTCATCTGCGACGGGCTGTACCCCGCCTCCATCGTGGACGAGCCCACCTTCCGGGTCCTGCTGAAGACGGCCGAGCCCCGCTACGAGCTGCCCAGCAGGAAGTACCTGTGCACCAAGGCCATCCCGGAGAAGTACGGGGCTGTCCGCGAGGCGGTGCTGAAGGAGCTCGCCGACGCGGCCTGGTGTGGCATCTCCACCGACCTGTGGAGGAGCGAGAACCAGAACAGGACCTACGTCACGCTGGCCGCCCACTTCCTGGGCGGCGGGTCCCCCGGCTCCCTCACTGTGACCTCGCGGTGCCTGAAGACGTTCGAGGTGCCCGAAGAGAACGCGGCCGAGACCATCACCCGAGTGCTGTACGAGGCCTTCATCGAGTGGGGCGTGAACGCCAAGGTGTCGGGGGCCACGACGGACTGCGGCAGGGACATCGTGAAGGCCTGTTCCCTGCTGGACATCTCGGTGCACATGCCGTGCTTGGGCCACTCTTTCAACGCCGGCATCCGGCAGGCCTTCCAGCTGCCCAAGCTGGGCGGGCTCCTGGCACGCTGCCGCAAGCTGGTGGACTACTTCCAGCAGTCCGCGGTGGCCATGTACATGCTGTACGAGAAGCAGAAGCAGGAACACGTGGGCCATTGCATGCTGGTCAGCGACCGCGTGTCCTGGTGGGGAAGCACGCTGGCCATGCTGCAGCGACTCAAGGAGCAGCAGTTTGTCATTGCCGGCGTGCTGGTGGAGGACAGCAACAATCACCACCTCATGCTGGAGGCGGCCGAGTGGGCCACCGTGGAGGGGCTGGTGGAGCTGCTGCAGCCCTTCAAGCAAGTGGCCGACATGCTGTCGGCCTCCAAGCACCCCACCATCAGCATGGTGAAACCTCTGCTGCACATGCTTCTCAACAGCACGCTCAACATCAAGGAGACAGACTCCAAGGAGATCAGCATGGCCAAAGAGGTGATCGCCAAGGAGCTCGCCAAGACCTACCAGCAGGCGCCCGAGGTGGACATGTTTCTCAACGTGGCCACCTTCCTGGACCCGCGCTACAAGAGGCTGCCCTTCTTGTCGGCCTTCGAGAGGCAGCAGGTGGAGAACCGGGTGGTGCAGGAGGCCAAGGGTCTCCTGGACAAGATCAAGGACGGCACCTACCGGCCGCCCGACGAGAAGCTCTACGCGCTGCCCGAGGAGCCCCCGGTGAAGAAGCTGGTGGTGGCGTCCACGCCGCCCGCGCCCGCCAGCGTCATCAACGAGATGCTGGCCGAGATCTTCTGCCCCACGGGGGGCGTGGAGGACCAGGAGGAGTGGCAGGCGCAGGTGCTGGAGGAACTGAGCAACTTCAAGTCGCAGAAGGTCCTGGGGCTCCACGAGGACCCCCTCAAGTGGTGGTCCGACCGCCTGGCGCTGTTTCCCGTGCTGCCGCAGCTGCTGCGCAAGTACTGGTGCGTGGCGGCCACGCGCGTCTGCGCCGAGCGCCTCTTCGGCTCCTCCGCCAACGTGGTCAGCGCCAAGCGCAACCGCCTGGCCCCCGC